The following is a genomic window from Mya arenaria isolate MELC-2E11 chromosome 4, ASM2691426v1.
tttcttagttttaaagttattgccctttgttaattttcatgcttaaagttttgtccggggcatatcttgaagaatataagaggtatcaacttgaaacttcatagctagatatatctcattgagggcaagtgcagtgcacaataacagtaactcttgcttttttagttttaaagttattgccctttgttaattttcatgcttaaagtcttgtccggggcatatcttgaagaatataagaggtatcaacttgaaacttcatagctagatagatctcattgagggcaagtgcagtgcacaagaaccgttactcttgctgccatatttttagagttattgccctttgtttattttcttgcttaggttttgtccgtggcatatctcgtaaactataggaggtttcaacctgaaacttattccgtaggtatatctgattgagggttcaaatgccacctacacttgcaAGTTAAATGGCatcatcattgtctataaatgaataaaatgctaatctaacagctataatgtcgacagtaaataattcgttaggcgacacatccgactggcggagttctagttttatactatcaagggccataatctaggcatgcatgggcggatctggctggttttcgaaagaaaccgagctctaatggatatctagatactgtacaagtttcatcgagatacaatcaaaaatgaagactatcatgttcacaagctagtctttacacaatagcatttttttatacaatcaagggccataatctaggcatgcatgggcggatctggctggttttcgaaaggaaccgagctctaatggatatctagatactgtacaagtttcatcaagatacaatcaaaactgaagactgtatcgtgttcacaagcaattgtttacagacgcacatactacgtacacattaccatcgcataagctcttctggcctttggccagtagagctaaaaaacaaCTGTATAATATCAGGTCATggctctcgcgagggggcgacttgggcgaagtggtcgcctaaaattcccagacttcgcccatttgtacATCTGTCAATCAGCGAAGATTTGGCCACTGTCCCATTAGTCAAGACCTCACAATTAGCCATTGATAAAATTCGGTAATCTCataatccgataattgggcgGTGTtatccaattaccaaaacatcgacggtaggcggagctattgaaagttaaccaatcagaatgtacattgagaagaccTTGATAAAATGATATACGTTCGTTAAAATGAGAAAGAAAaggcgacataattatgaacaagagcaccgcgaaacggagcattatacgcccgaagaagattcggcttgaggtccttttaatgtagtgatgatttgtataaagttatttgaaaatcgctttattagttgccaagttatggcccggacacggaattgctaacggacgagtaacaaagatgtggcctgAAAACAGAATTGCcaacgccccccatggtgattctagtctttgaggtatggacctggaaattgcgcgcgacacatccttttaatgtagtgatgatttgtataaagttatttgaaaatcgctttattagttaccaagttatggcccggacacggaattgctaacggacgagtaacaaagatgtggcccggacacagaattgctaacgccccccattggtgattctagtctttgagttatggcctggacatggaattgctaacgtaccccccatggtgattctagactgaggtatggacctggaaattccatgtgacacatccttttaatgtagtgatgatttgtataaagttatttgaaaatcgctttatgagttaccaagttatggcccggaaacagaattgctaacgccccccccatggtgattctagtctttgaggtatggacctggaaattgcgcgcgacacatccttttaatgtaatgatgctttgtataaagttatttgaaaatgactattagtgacaaagttgtaacgccccccccatggtgattctagtctttgaggtatggacctggaaattacgcgcgacacatccttttaatgtaatgatgctttgtataaagttatttgaaaatgactttattagtggcaaagttgtggcccggacacggaattgctaacgcacccccatggcgattctagtctttgaggtatggacctggaaattgcgcacgacacatccttttaatgtagtgttttgtataaagttatttgaaaatcgctttattagttaccaagttatggcccggacacggaattgctaacggacggacagacagacgatggaggacataacataatacgacccttcgggcgtataaaaatcgtgtcaagcattaatgaagttaaaaagtaattgatatatgtattgaacaaacaatgcaagacattttaaacattgttgcttttgaagcagacgacagccatctcgggccatcggcaaggtggcgctaagaaaataaataacatgacgtatcaccaaatatttgattggttttagtgaaatgttcatgataaaaaaattgatctttaaacacaaaaaaatattatttttgctttatttcGAGTTTTAATACTTagtatttttctcctgtttacgatgtcaaaaaaatcggcgagatcgccattttgtcagaacaattttccgagttaatttctcaacctcccattatgtattggtaaagttttcatcaaggacagtgatttaaatgtcaattggttcttaaatgtcagcatatttaaaattatttagccagagacaagtaaataacagctTAGCTGAATCCCaaacgtaccaaaataagattcgtccccctactatattgacagttaatttattagtcattttgattgtttcaaatccttgCTGTCTTGGTTTTTGTTCCATattagatgctatttggagataaactatgtgacattgacaaatacacttttgctgagccaaaaatgatacattattttatgaacattttatatagttctccctaaagtctccccacttctccctaaattgactgaagggagaagtcaatctcccaaaattttcagcctagtgagagccctgcAGGTAcagtaaaaatacaaaactgatttttctctttatttttcttatttacacAGAACAGGACACATCTACTCGTCATCCTCTGACCGCAATCTGGCGTTCGGGTTTGTCACTTTGATAGCGAGCTGTTGTGCACGCTCAACAATTGCCTTGCGCTTCTTGCTTGATACGTTGTGTGCAATCTCGGCGGCAAATGTTCTGTTCTGCATCAGAAGGACCTCAAGCTCCTGGAGACAAAACGGATTATTTACTTTATGATAGGTGATAAACactttttcttttcaattcttttttttaatagcTCAATACAGTTTTACATGGTTCACACTGCAAAgatatgttgttaaaatatttaataaaaaagaatgattATTTTTCAGTGAAAGGTCTCATTTTCTATTATACTTCTCAGTGAAATAGCATGATAATGTGAAAATatcacttcaatatttttactgCTTTTATAGATTTTGGTTTTGTTAAACcaaaaaaactattataaacTGTGACAGGGTTTAAAACCTATTAAACTACGTTATTTGTATTATACAATTTTTCAATTTACGCTTTTTAAATCAACACTTCATAATTCTGAGGATAAAGTGTCACAgtaaatttgttgaatttgaatttCGCTCAAAACCTATTTCATTGGGATCATTATTATGTTATCACTGGTAGCTGtgccacttgtgaaatatagctttttatGATCAGTTTTGGTTAAGATATCGAAATTCAACacatatcctctatatatttctCAAGTGAGCCCCCAAAGGTACATTTATACAGAAATGTTAACTTTTGGGGTTCACGAGGTGAACTTTCCCTAGTATTGGACCACAAtactacaaaaaatacaaaacagatTATTACAGTACACTGCTCATGAATGAATGGGCAAACTATTACTAATGATGGAATATGTTATGTTCCACTTACAGCAATATTGTGAACAAGGAACTTCTTGAAGCCATCTGGCATCACGTGTCTTTGTTTCTTATTAGTTCCATAACCAATGTTGGGCATCAGAAATTGACCCTTAAAACGGCGACGTACTCTGTTGTCAATACCTTTCGGCTTGCGCCAGTTTTGCtacaaaaaaaatgcagaaCATATAAATCATAGTGGTAATACACACAATGATCTCCATCAAAATGAGagatgtttaaacataaaggcTCCAATAAACATGTTACtagttttattcattgtttacactttttaaaaaaatctcaagaTGCCAGGCCTATTCTTTGAATGAATTTTGGGACCCAAATTCAGCCCTAGTCctcaaattaaaaagaatattttaatatttatatgttttatgtgaCTTAACTACACCTTTACACTTAAAGCTATATCAGAATaagaattgtttaaatgattctCCCTATTTCTGTCAAAGTTCCTTTTTGGAAGGGCCCCAGCCCCATTCCCAGCGGAGAGACATCCCCAAATGATTGTATATAGATGAATGTCCCCCAGGTCAACAGATATATGACGGAAAAGTGAAAGAACTTTCTACATTtgagtattaaaatatttgtatgtgaaTATAGCGATGGTTAAAATGGATGTTTGGCATTACATTCCCAATAACAAGGGTGCCGTATAACGAACACTAAACATtcatctttttcaatattccaTTCAAATTAGGGGTATAACTCATAAATATTATAAGTGATACGTATGCCCTACATGTGCGTAATGTCTCTGGCTCAACATGTGTGTACTGTATTTCcccgactataaggcgatccgcttataagacaaccccctaactttgcccatgaaatctggtgtttatGTCTCGACTcgtttataagacggggtcgatttttaaagcaaatccagcACTTGAAATTCTCCaagtctgtgataatgttcaagctaaacagtcaattatcaactaaatttgttcatttgcttaggattattgatttttatgttCCGATCGTATGGTATGTTTGAACCAGCCTAGACGCAATTTTGGAAGTTAAGTGGGTTCATACGGTATTTGATTgacctatttaaatacaaaccattgcaGTGCATCTTTGATCTTTAGACAGCTCGTGCTGTGACGTTGCAAATTGtactgtttgatctgcagccgacaaacAGGATaaattttctttacatgtgttaataagttaaattttcgcaggtgtttgtttggattgcatTGATGGGAATTAAACTttgagaaataaataacaattgatgattgcggataaattaatgttaagattaataaaatgtgtattgaaatctgccagttacatgtatgtgcatgaTATATGCAAAGCCTTATAGTAaggaaaaagtaagttttatttacgTCATAgaaaaaattattaatttttttaagtattttttgttcaagatattttaattttaaaagtagcaaaatatgtttcctGTGAAAAACAAAGTGTTTGGATCGATAACGAGCGTTATATCGTAGCGAAACAAAGCAGATGGTTGTCTTAATCCGATGGGTGTGATCGTGTCACTTATATTGGGGTGTCATCAACAGACAATAAATCAGTCAGTCAAATACCTTATGTTGAATTTTCCTGATTCTGACTCTAATTCTTTATGAATTTCTTATAGACGAGCCTATAAGACCCCTACTTTAAGGTTAAAAATCAGGGCCAattttccccgtcttatagtcgaggaAATACGGTAATGTCTTtggcaacatgtatacaaatttcatttgaatttcttattttttttattattgccatttaagttatttttgttcGCCAACACCACTAAGTCCATCACTATAGCtcaacttttttgtttgaaaaacttaaagctaaaatagacctcaaacttgattttaaTTAGCAAGAGATGATAAACTTGAACAGTATTATTATACTAAGATTACTTTGGACTACTTTTACAATTTACATTAATTACAGGTTTGGTTCAAAAAGTACcaatattcattcattttacaGATTTTTCAAACTTGTTAAGATAATGATGATTTTCATGACTGGCAGTAGCAGAAAAATTGAACAAGTTATCAAACCGTACCTTAACTTTCACATATCTGTCTGACTGATGACGGATGAACTTCTTGTtccttttgacaattttcttgtCCTTATTCAGAGGTCGAATGGCCCCCATCACTGGTCCTGAAATacgttacaaaaaatgtaatgcTAACAATTTTATCCAATATGTTCATTTACTCAGAATGTGACCAATGACCAGGAGTATAGAGGGTATATTATATAAGGGTCTAGAAACTTCAACATTAATCATGGTATGTATAATTCAGATCTTGCAATCTAGGATAGTCCATGCAAGTAAAATGTACTCATTTCCATTGGGGTCGGACCAAAATTTGCAAGTTGCTACAGAGATAGCAGAGCGGAAGCGTGTTGTGACATACATGCATTCCAGGTGAATTTCCCGACCTCATATCTCGAATAAGCCcctttgttttttaacatacaaagagcaaaacataaatacaagGGAGAAAACTTTCCTGGGTTTAAGTTAACCAGGAGTGAGTACTTCCAAGATGCCAAGTACTACCAGTTTAAATTCAGCGCAAGCACCTGCAGAATCTTACTGAGAGATATCTCGGCTTCCATTAATATCCCAATTGTGTTTCTAAGGCAGTTCAAAATGACAACTATAAGTAGAATGTTTAACACAGGTGGTAGTAAACAGAATACCACACCATTGGTTTAAATTGTCAACTGCCGTTTACACTCTTTCCAAAGATACAATTGAATTGTattcaattcatttatatttaattctttatattttgGAAGAAAGCATTTCTGCATACATTAGAATTTAACTTCTCAATCATACAAAATAATGAAGTTGCCaaaacatgcaaacattaaCAATGAATCCCTGTTGAATATTCAGTATCATGCACTCAATTCACACTCATAGCATTTTATCCATTATGGTTagcattttgtgattttttttaatacctCATCACTTTAAATTCTACTCTGAAGAGTCGTTTCATGTCGGGGGAAATTCTATATAAAACAGACAAATTTTCAACATGAGCATGTACATgtcacatacacatgtaaaactgACTTTAGAAATGAACATTTGATTTCAACATATGGTGTCGCTTCAGGATCCCAACGAAATATAGTGTCGACCTCTGAAGTTAAGAGTCTGGATTTCTCTGAAGCAAATGCCAGTATTGCAAGTCTTACAAATGAGATTCAGTATGTACagttataaatatgaaaatgtttaaagcCCTTTTGATCTACAAAGTTAAATGCACAACAGAAGATATGATGCTCTGCATATTAACAAGGCCAATATAGAAGTCCAAAGCGAAGATTTTCAATCGTCATTGATCTTGCATTGAATAGCGGCTAACAAAGGCATTGTCTCAAATTAAAACCAATACAGAATATACTGTTGGGAATGAGAAATAGgctaaaaagtgttttttacaCTAAAACTTTTAACTGTATCTGATTATTGTAGATATACACGAGAGTGGTGTTTTACCTGTTTGTTGACAGTATGAGAACCGGAAAAGGAAATTGTAAAGGGAGACAAGCTTAGTTTACTCGTGTACGGGCCGTTCCAAAAAGTCAAAGGTTATAGAACACTATAATTACTAAAATTCATTTTACTACCGCACGGTATAGTTGTGCATTTAAGCATGCATATGCATGtcataaacacatataaatcaGAAAGTTGAGAGCATAGAATAGCTTAAGTATATTAAAGCCAAGAGGAGGTGATATAATTGAAATTGTATACGTAAGTCTAATAAAATCTATTATATACTTGTACTAACATTTACAACATTGTATATACGCTCCAACAATTATACATGGTTTTATACCCTCCATGTTTAGTTGCTCCAGAAAATTCTGCTAgtgcatttttttccatttatagTAGGTTTGGAAATTATATAATGTTCAAAACATATACACCTGAACTATCACTAAcatctgggagtaggattaaaATTGTCAGTATTTGTCCCAGCTAACATGTGAAGAGCACAACAGTCTCGGCAAAAGTATTgtgaaaaatagttttcttaAGTGCCATGTCGTACAGATATATACTCTTTAAGATGCATGTTCACGCAATAAAAAGcataatttgttaaaatcattaagttttattaattattcaattgaGTTTTGCAAAGGAATTTAAATTTTCCgtattgaataattgttttcatttattccATTATCATAAATACtaaatcaatttcaataaaattaaaactatataCGTTTTAGGATGCAAAATCTAATATCCATACAATTAAATACCTTTTTTGGTTAAAACCAAACCAAGTAAGTAATTTGAATTTTCATTTGAGTCTAGAAATGATGGGAAATTAATTAGAAGCGACTTGTATAAAgggttatttaatataatatcacCAATCcttgatttatttcaatacaacttgataaatattagtggtggcggcggcggcggcggcggcggcggcggcggcggcggtagtagtagtagtagtagtagtagtagtagcagtagcagtagcagtagcagtagcagtagcagtagcagtagcagtagtagaagtagtagtagtagtagtagtagtagtagtagtagtagtagtagtagtagtagt
Proteins encoded in this region:
- the LOC128232140 gene encoding 60S ribosomal protein L32-like, giving the protein MGAIRPLNKDKKIVKRNKKFIRHQSDRYVKVKQNWRKPKGIDNRVRRRFKGQFLMPNIGYGTNKKQRHVMPDGFKKFLVHNIAELEVLLMQNRTFAAEIAHNVSSKKRKAIVERAQQLAIKVTNPNARLRSEDDE